A region from the Clostridia bacterium genome encodes:
- a CDS encoding phosphotriesterase-related protein produces MVNTVLGPVSPEDLGITLMHEHIVFGYPGWYGDATLAPPDRQAALKAGIELMQQLKDYGVKTFVDATPNEAGRDPELYREISEKTGVNIICATGFYYEEEGAPAYFKFRSNFADIIAEIYEMFVKEITEGIGRTGIRAGVIKLASSKGMITDYEKAFFRAAAKAQKETGVPIITHTQEGTMGPEQADLLLREGADPSRIMIGHMSDNTDIRYHLDVLNQGVYIGFDRMGLQGLVGCPMDRERYACIIGLIGIGYGDKIMISHDTIAHWLGRPFALPEVALPLIAEWHPTHLFKNIIPALRKAGITEEQISSLVSDLAGVMQVAGLHGGGSPQMETITMMSRYDLESLKGIAKYLAGIEKELARYERPTVTPRKMLERFRAMYQGR; encoded by the coding sequence ATGGTCAATACGGTTTTAGGTCCCGTATCGCCAGAGGATTTAGGGATTACTCTCATGCATGAACACATCGTCTTTGGCTATCCCGGTTGGTATGGGGATGCCACCCTGGCCCCGCCTGACCGCCAGGCAGCGCTCAAAGCTGGTATTGAGCTAATGCAACAGCTCAAAGATTATGGGGTTAAGACCTTTGTGGATGCTACTCCCAACGAGGCCGGTCGCGACCCCGAGCTATATCGAGAGATTTCGGAGAAGACCGGGGTCAACATCATCTGCGCTACTGGTTTCTACTACGAGGAGGAAGGAGCTCCAGCCTACTTCAAATTCCGGAGCAACTTTGCCGACATCATCGCCGAGATTTACGAGATGTTCGTGAAGGAAATCACCGAGGGCATTGGCAGGACGGGGATAAGGGCAGGAGTCATAAAGCTAGCCTCCAGCAAGGGGATGATCACCGATTACGAAAAGGCATTTTTCCGGGCGGCCGCCAAAGCCCAGAAGGAAACCGGCGTACCCATTATCACCCACACCCAGGAAGGAACCATGGGTCCGGAACAGGCCGACCTCTTGCTCCGCGAGGGCGCCGATCCCAGCCGCATCATGATCGGGCATATGAGCGATAACACCGATATTCGTTACCACTTGGACGTCCTTAACCAGGGTGTCTACATTGGCTTTGACCGCATGGGCCTCCAGGGCTTAGTAGGGTGCCCCATGGATAGGGAGAGGTATGCCTGCATTATTGGACTCATTGGCATTGGCTACGGCGACAAAATTATGATCTCCCACGATACCATTGCCCATTGGCTGGGTCGACCCTTTGCCCTTCCAGAGGTGGCGCTTCCGCTCATAGCCGAGTGGCATCCCACCCACCTCTTTAAGAATATCATTCCGGCCCTGAGAAAAGCAGGGATCACCGAGGAACAGATCAGCTCCCTGGTTTCCGACCTGGCCGGGGTGATGCAGGTGGCCGGGCTGCACGGGGGCGGCTCCCCCCAGATGGAGACTATCACCATGATGTCCCGCTACGACCTGGAAAGCCTAAAGGGCATCGCTAAGTACCTGGCCGGGATCGAGAAGGAGCTGGCTCGCTACGAGAGGCCTACGGTGACGCCGCGAAAGATGCTGGAACGATTTCGGGCCATGTATCAGGGAAGGTAA
- a CDS encoding sigma 54-interacting transcriptional regulator: protein MSRPWVRLKGITVWEANLPARLILAPTRLTDKMANLRTRAGTVSFSLTTRPLVSACGRRVGTVLVLSEAKRLHRWLNEAMGSRARITFADLVGESREFIVARHLAMMASCSDSNILLTGETGTGKDALAQAIHNASSRSQGPFVALNCAAIPRELIASELFGYAYGAFTGARRGGYMGKFLLANGGTLFLDEIGEMPLDMQAALLRVLEDKEVTPVGSTETISLDVRVIAASNKDLAQEARKGNFRSDLYYRLNVIIIHLPPLRERRLDIPLLARAFVERFCRRNKRAMAQISSEAMEILSSYSWPGNIRELQNVIERALVLCQEGEIGVGHLPPHLQLRDKVTGANSAFQSPPEKLPLRSLEAEAIRACLARCSGNRALAARELGIARSTLYRKLKAMSNAPTRV from the coding sequence ATGAGCCGGCCATGGGTCAGGCTCAAAGGCATAACCGTTTGGGAAGCCAATTTGCCCGCTCGTCTAATCCTTGCCCCCACCCGCCTCACCGATAAGATGGCCAATCTCCGCACCCGGGCCGGAACCGTTAGCTTTAGCCTCACCACCAGACCATTGGTCTCGGCCTGCGGAAGGCGAGTGGGCACGGTGCTGGTCCTCTCCGAGGCCAAGCGCCTGCATAGGTGGCTGAACGAAGCCATGGGCAGCCGGGCCAGGATTACTTTTGCCGACTTAGTTGGGGAAAGCCGCGAGTTCATTGTGGCCAGACACCTGGCCATGATGGCCAGCTGCTCGGACAGCAACATTCTGCTTACAGGTGAAACAGGAACCGGAAAGGATGCCTTGGCTCAGGCCATTCACAATGCCAGCTCCCGCAGCCAAGGTCCGTTTGTGGCCCTCAACTGCGCCGCCATCCCCCGCGAATTGATTGCCAGCGAGCTTTTCGGCTACGCCTACGGGGCCTTTACCGGGGCGCGCCGAGGCGGCTACATGGGCAAGTTCCTTTTGGCCAACGGGGGCACGCTATTCCTGGACGAAATCGGGGAAATGCCCTTAGATATGCAGGCAGCATTGCTCCGGGTGCTAGAGGATAAAGAGGTTACCCCGGTAGGAAGCACGGAGACCATCTCCCTCGACGTCCGAGTCATCGCCGCCAGCAACAAGGACTTGGCCCAGGAAGCCCGAAAGGGTAATTTTCGGTCAGACCTATATTACCGGCTAAACGTAATCATCATCCATTTGCCTCCGCTCCGGGAAAGGCGCCTGGATATTCCCCTCCTGGCCAGAGCTTTCGTGGAGAGGTTCTGCCGCCGAAACAAGAGGGCTATGGCTCAGATCAGTAGCGAAGCCATGGAAATTCTAAGTTCTTATTCCTGGCCTGGCAACATCCGCGAGCTCCAAAACGTTATCGAGCGGGCTTTAGTCTTGTGCCAGGAAGGGGAAATTGGGGTCGGCCACCTCCCGCCCCATCTCCAGCTCAGGGATAAGGTGACTGGAGCCAACAGTGCCTTCCAGTCACCACCGGAAAAGCTGCCCCTTAGATCCCTGGAAGCTGAGGCCATCCGCGCTTGCCTAGCCCGCTGCAGCGGCAACCGGGCATTGGCGGCCAGGGAGCTGGGCATCGCCCGTAGCACCCTATACCGCAAGCTCAAAGCTATGAGTAATGCCCCGACTAGGGTTTAG
- a CDS encoding formate--tetrahydrofolate ligase has translation MKTVPSDLEIAQAHKMIPIKEIAASIGLDEEYLDYYGKYKAKVSLDVLEAFKDRPDGKLIDVTAITPTPLGEGKTVTTIGLTQGLGKIGKKVVCTLREPSMGPVFGIKGGAAGGGYSQVVPMEDLNLHFTGDIHAVGAAHNLLAAMIDASILHGNPLNIDPLTIMWPRVVDISDRALRNIVIGLGGRENGYPREAGFDITVASEVMAILALATSLKDLRQRLARIVIGYSYDGKPVTAEDLKAAGAMTVLLKEALKPNLIQTLEGQACFMHAGPFANIAHGNNSVLADRIALKLADYVVTESGFGADLGMEKFMNIKCRQSGLRPSCVVITCTVRALKMHGGLGTVVAGKPLPEELTKENLPALEKGCVNLAHMVKLAKSFGVPVVVSVNRFVADTDAEVELIRQKAVEAGAETAVPITVWADGGEGGTELAKAVVEACEKPSNFQFTYPDSASLKEKIETLAKVVYNADGVRYEPLAERKIKQFEDMGLGKLPVCMAKTHLSISHDPNWKGVPSGYIFPIRDIRASVGAGFVYPLAGAMRTMPGLPSQPAAFKVDIDENGRTLGLF, from the coding sequence GTGAAAACGGTTCCTAGTGATCTGGAGATAGCCCAAGCTCATAAGATGATACCCATCAAGGAAATTGCAGCTTCCATAGGGTTGGACGAAGAGTACCTGGACTATTATGGCAAGTATAAGGCTAAGGTTTCCCTGGATGTATTGGAGGCCTTTAAGGATCGCCCCGACGGCAAGCTTATCGATGTTACTGCCATAACCCCCACCCCCTTGGGTGAAGGCAAAACCGTCACTACCATTGGCTTGACCCAGGGCCTAGGCAAAATTGGCAAGAAGGTAGTTTGCACCTTGCGGGAACCGTCCATGGGCCCTGTGTTTGGCATCAAGGGGGGAGCGGCTGGCGGCGGCTACTCGCAAGTGGTGCCCATGGAAGACCTCAACCTGCATTTCACCGGGGATATCCATGCCGTGGGGGCGGCTCATAATCTGTTGGCGGCCATGATTGATGCTTCTATCCTCCATGGTAACCCTCTCAACATTGACCCCTTGACCATTATGTGGCCCCGGGTGGTGGACATCAGCGACCGGGCATTGCGGAACATAGTGATTGGGTTGGGCGGCCGCGAGAACGGTTATCCCCGCGAGGCTGGATTTGACATTACGGTAGCCTCAGAAGTGATGGCCATCCTCGCCCTGGCTACCAGCCTTAAGGATCTGCGGCAGCGCCTGGCCCGGATTGTCATTGGCTACAGCTATGATGGCAAGCCGGTTACCGCCGAGGACCTGAAGGCGGCGGGAGCCATGACCGTGCTTTTGAAGGAAGCCTTAAAGCCCAACCTGATTCAGACCCTGGAGGGACAGGCCTGCTTCATGCACGCCGGTCCTTTTGCCAATATTGCCCATGGTAATAACTCGGTGCTGGCCGACCGAATCGCCCTCAAGCTGGCTGACTACGTAGTAACGGAGAGCGGATTCGGCGCTGACTTGGGCATGGAGAAGTTCATGAACATCAAATGCCGCCAGTCCGGTTTGCGCCCGAGCTGCGTAGTCATCACCTGCACCGTGCGCGCCCTCAAGATGCACGGCGGACTGGGAACGGTAGTGGCCGGCAAGCCTTTACCAGAGGAGCTGACCAAGGAGAACCTTCCCGCCCTGGAGAAAGGCTGCGTCAACCTAGCCCACATGGTCAAGCTGGCCAAGTCCTTCGGGGTGCCGGTGGTAGTATCGGTGAACCGGTTCGTTGCCGATACCGATGCTGAGGTAGAGCTGATTCGCCAGAAGGCGGTGGAGGCCGGAGCCGAGACGGCAGTTCCGATTACGGTTTGGGCTGACGGCGGCGAGGGCGGCACCGAGCTGGCCAAGGCAGTGGTGGAAGCCTGCGAGAAGCCTTCCAACTTCCAGTTCACTTATCCGGACAGTGCTTCCCTCAAGGAGAAGATCGAAACCTTGGCCAAGGTGGTCTACAACGCCGATGGGGTTCGTTATGAGCCGCTGGCGGAGCGGAAGATCAAGCAGTTCGAGGACATGGGCCTGGGCAAGCTACCGGTATGCATGGCCAAGACCCACCTCTCCATTAGCCATGACCCCAACTGGAAGGGTGTCCCCTCGGGTTACATCTTTCCCATCCGGGATATCCGGGCTTCAGTAGGGGCTGGCTTTGTCTACCCGCTGGCTGGTGCCATGCGGACCATGCCGGGCCTACCGTCGCAGCCGGCCGCCTTCAAGGTGGATATCGACGAGAACGGCCGCACCTTGGGCCTGTTCTAA